GCAATAGCATTCAGGATAGTTTGCAAAGGATTATGATGTACATGAAGTGCAGGTGAAACATGTGTAGCCTTTAGTACTTCTATTCTGTCATCCAGATTTTCAAGATATTCTTTATCCGCACTTTTCAAAACTGCTCTAACCTTATAAAGCGCATTGCTATAAGAATTTCCATTCGCTTTATCAGTCAGGCCTACCACCAGTTTTTCTGCGGTAATAAATGCGGTAGCTTCCTCACGTGTAAACATCACAGGTGGTAACCTGTAACCATCTGTCAGGGAATATCCCACCCCTGCCTCACCAATAATTGGTATTCCCGCTTCTTCCAGAGACCTTACATCTCTATACACCGTCCGCAGGCTTATCTCAAAACGGTCAGCGATATCCTGTGCCCTGATCGTTCTGCGTGATTGCAATTGAATGAGTATAGCAGAGAGACGATCTATTCGGTTCATAGCTCAAAGCTATAAATTTAGCTAATAAAATTAGCATACTAAATACAACTATTGTCCAGAGATGCACAATACCTGTCCGTTTATGAACAATTATTTTTCACTTAATTTAGAAATCGTGGTTTATTACTATTTAATAACAGTTATTTTTATTGGCATATCCTTAGCTAAACGATCAATTCATAAAAGATCCTTATTCAACATAAGCTATGTTTAAACTGAATTTCAAAATAGCACTTCGTAATCTTTGGAAAAACAAAGTATTTACTTTAATTAATATTGGAGGTTTAGCTATTGGACTGGCCAGTTGCCTTATTTTATTACTATATGTGGCCTATGAAATGAGTTATGATCAGCAGTTTACTCACCAGGAAAAGACCTATATGGCGATTGATAATTTAACTGCCAATGGACAGACCACAAGCTGGCCATGGACTCCCGCACCAATGGCCAGAGAAATAAGAGATAAAATACCAGGGGTCGCCTATACTTCTCATTCCACCTTTCCAGAGAACATATTAATCAGTTATCAGCATAATAATTTTAAAAAATCAGCTGTTTATGCTGAACCAGATTTCTTAAAAATACTGGATTATAAATTTATCAGAGGTAATCCTGCTACTGCCCTGCAAGAAGTAAATACGGTAATTTTGACCGAAACCTTAGCTAAAAGCTTATTCGGCAATGAAGATCCTATCAATAAAACAGTAAGATTGGGAAACGCAGAAGACCTGAAGGTAGAGGCCGTTATTGAAGACATCCCATTGAACAATAGTATTCGGTTCGACTATTTGTTACCTTGGGCATTAAATGAAAAACATAACCCATCTCTCCAGGAATTCAATTGGAAAAGCAATGTCTGTATGACCCTTATACAACTCAAAGACAACCAGTTTTTCAATCAGGTCAACAGCCAGATGAAAGGGATTTACAAAAGAAACAGAACAATATCTTCCAGTGAAGCCTTTCTGCATCCTGTTTCTAAAATGCACTTATATGATAAATTTGAAAACGGAAAATCCACAGGTGGTAAAATTGACCAGCTCAGGATCTTCCTGGTACTCGCTTTTTGTATTTTGCTGATTGCCTGTGTAAACTTTATGAACCTCTCTACAGCAAGATCTGAAAAAAGAGCAAAAGAAGTTGGCGTACGTAAAGCCATTGGTTCTTCTAGAAAATCTCTGATTAGTCAATTTATGCTGGAATCCATGTTATTAGCCTTTATCGGAATGCTGGTAGCCTTTACCTTACTGGAATTAAGCCTGCCCTATTTTAATGGATTACTCAACTTAAATCTGGTTATCAATTATAAAGACTGGAAATTCTGGTCAACATTGATTAGTTTAACACTATTAACCGGTTTCATCGCAGGAAGCTACCCTGCATTTTACCTTTCCTCATTTGAACCGGTTAAGGTATTGAAAGGATTCAATACGGCTGGAAATTCTTCTCTTTCAATCCGTAAAATACTCGTAGTCATTCAATTTACCTTTGCCGCCTGCCTGATCGTTTGTACAGCCGTTATATATCAGCAATTAAATTATGTAAGAAATAAACCTATTGGATATAACAAAGCCGGGCTGGTAGCCATATCTGCCGAAGGAAAACTAAGAACCAAATCTCAATTGCTTTTAATCAAAGATCAATTACTGAAATCCGGCGCTGTTACCGATATCACTTATTTCAGTCAATCACTCGATGAAGGAGGAAATAATACAAGTGATTTTAGCTGGGCAGGTAAAAAACCAACTGATGTATTCATCTTTAATTATCGGCAGACAGGATACGATTTCACTAAAACAACTGGTGCAAAAATTCTGTCAGGAAGAGACTTTTCGCCAAAATATCAAGACTCAGCAACAATTATTCTGAATGAAGCAGCAGTAAAAATAATGAGTTTAAAAAACCCTGTAGGTACTGTAATTAAATATGCCGGCCAGCCGCTAACAATTATAGGCGT
The sequence above is drawn from the Pedobacter cryoconitis genome and encodes:
- a CDS encoding ABC transporter permease gives rise to the protein MFKLNFKIALRNLWKNKVFTLINIGGLAIGLASCLILLLYVAYEMSYDQQFTHQEKTYMAIDNLTANGQTTSWPWTPAPMAREIRDKIPGVAYTSHSTFPENILISYQHNNFKKSAVYAEPDFLKILDYKFIRGNPATALQEVNTVILTETLAKSLFGNEDPINKTVRLGNAEDLKVEAVIEDIPLNNSIRFDYLLPWALNEKHNPSLQEFNWKSNVCMTLIQLKDNQFFNQVNSQMKGIYKRNRTISSSEAFLHPVSKMHLYDKFENGKSTGGKIDQLRIFLVLAFCILLIACVNFMNLSTARSEKRAKEVGVRKAIGSSRKSLISQFMLESMLLAFIGMLVAFTLLELSLPYFNGLLNLNLVINYKDWKFWSTLISLTLLTGFIAGSYPAFYLSSFEPVKVLKGFNTAGNSSLSIRKILVVIQFTFAACLIVCTAVIYQQLNYVRNKPIGYNKAGLVAISAEGKLRTKSQLLLIKDQLLKSGAVTDITYFSQSLDEGGNNTSDFSWAGKKPTDVFIFNYRQTGYDFTKTTGAKILSGRDFSPKYQDSATIILNEAAVKIMSLKNPVGTVIKYAGQPLTIIGVMEDFVMESPYKSAEPMAISYNMEEINTIIARLNPNQNVSNSVSKIDNIVKMMNPDFPVERHFADESFEMKFQNEKLLGTLSNWFGGFAIFISCLGLLGLALFMAEQRKREISIRKVLGANNLNIITLLNKDFIKLVAIGNLIAFPVAYIIINNWLASYSFRISISVLPFAIAIGLSLFITILTVSLQSVKVIRSNPVDALKYE